One genomic region from Pseudomonas hormoni encodes:
- a CDS encoding 4-hydroxythreonine-4-phosphate dehydrogenase PdxA, with translation MNKTTIAMVLGDPAGIGPELIARLLAEPQVRSQANVILIADEAEMRRGMRIAGVEFPYRRVESLDQLSFVDDTPLFYDFRGDTIGEFPRSEASVIGGRYSLDTLEKALRLTEAGTTDAILFGPLNKTSLHMAGMAHNDELHWFAELLDFHGPFCEFNVLDNLWTSRVTSHVALAEVPGMLTQARVVEAIQLIDTALKRNGLEKPRIGVCGLNPHNGDNGSFGREELDIIGPAVRSAQALGIAAEGPYPGDTIFLKVQGDASAFDAVVTMYHDQGQIAIKLMGFSRGVTVQGGLPIPITTPAHGTAFDISGQGKANVGAIRQAFEIACRMGANTY, from the coding sequence ATGAACAAGACAACCATCGCCATGGTCCTGGGCGACCCGGCGGGCATCGGCCCGGAACTGATCGCACGCCTGCTCGCGGAACCTCAGGTTCGCAGCCAGGCCAACGTGATCCTGATTGCCGACGAGGCGGAAATGCGTCGCGGCATGCGCATCGCCGGGGTGGAATTTCCTTACCGTCGTGTGGAGTCGCTGGATCAGCTGTCATTTGTCGATGACACGCCGCTGTTCTACGACTTTCGCGGCGATACGATCGGTGAGTTCCCGCGCAGCGAAGCCAGTGTCATCGGCGGCCGGTACAGCCTCGACACCCTGGAAAAAGCCCTGCGCCTGACCGAGGCCGGCACCACCGATGCCATCTTGTTCGGGCCGCTGAACAAGACCTCGTTGCACATGGCCGGCATGGCCCACAACGATGAGCTGCACTGGTTCGCCGAGCTGCTGGATTTCCACGGGCCGTTCTGCGAGTTCAACGTGCTCGACAATCTGTGGACGTCGCGAGTGACGTCGCATGTGGCGCTGGCCGAGGTGCCGGGCATGCTGACTCAAGCGCGGGTGGTGGAAGCGATCCAGCTGATCGACACCGCGCTCAAGCGCAACGGCCTGGAAAAACCGCGCATCGGCGTCTGCGGATTGAACCCGCACAACGGCGACAACGGTTCGTTCGGTCGCGAAGAGCTGGACATCATCGGCCCGGCGGTTCGCTCGGCGCAGGCGTTGGGGATTGCGGCTGAAGGTCCGTACCCGGGCGACACGATTTTCCTCAAGGTTCAGGGCGATGCCAGCGCCTTCGACGCAGTGGTGACGATGTACCACGACCAGGGGCAGATCGCGATCAAGTTGATGGGCTTCTCCCGTGGGGTGACGGTGCAGGGTGGCTTGCCGATTCCGATTACCACGCCGGCCCACGGCACCGCGTTTGATATCTCGGGCCAGGGCAAGGCCAATGTCGGCGCAATCCGCCAGGCGTTCGAGATCGCGTGCCGGATGGGCGCCAACACCTACTGA
- a CDS encoding tripartite tricarboxylate transporter TctB family protein, which translates to MSHSSDSPALVGTHWVELGLAIFTALIGVVVMFGSIEQGIGWGDSGPEPGYFPFYIGLMLSAASVANGVWTLVRWKALSISFVSRSAFKQVLSVFIPIALFVGAMPFTGIYMASACFIAWFMWRDKVRAKPYGKLMIGSVSLGAVLASYLIFALWFKVPLDAGPMGDWITLAGRSFK; encoded by the coding sequence ATGTCCCATTCTTCGGATTCACCGGCACTGGTCGGTACCCACTGGGTCGAACTCGGTCTGGCCATCTTCACCGCGCTGATCGGCGTGGTGGTGATGTTCGGCAGTATCGAACAAGGTATCGGCTGGGGCGATTCCGGCCCCGAGCCGGGTTACTTCCCCTTCTACATCGGCCTGATGCTGAGCGCCGCGAGCGTGGCCAACGGCGTATGGACCCTGGTGCGCTGGAAAGCCCTGAGCATTTCATTCGTCAGCCGCAGCGCGTTCAAACAAGTGCTGTCGGTGTTTATCCCGATTGCGCTGTTCGTTGGCGCCATGCCGTTCACCGGCATCTATATGGCTTCGGCCTGTTTCATTGCCTGGTTCATGTGGCGTGACAAGGTTCGCGCCAAGCCTTACGGCAAGTTGATGATCGGCAGCGTATCCCTCGGCGCGGTACTTGCCAGCTACCTGATTTTCGCGCTGTGGTTCAAGGTCCCGCTGGATGCCGGCCCGATGGGCGACTGGATTACTCTGGCCGGGAGAAGCTTCAAATGA
- a CDS encoding DMT family transporter, whose translation MSPVDTIRLLSLAAIWGASFLFMRIIAPVIGTVPTAFFRVSIAAAGLLVILGLMRISWDFKGKLKTVMLLGVINSGIPATLYSVAAQVLPAGYSAIFNATTPLMGVLIGGLFFSERLTAAKLGGVFLGLFGVGILTRAGPVAFDLQLLMGALACLLATTCYGFAGFLARRWLDQAGGLDSRLSALGSMLGATLFLLPLFGYSVISQPPASWGGWSVWLSLLGLGLMCTALAYIIYFRLLSSVGPVKSMTTTFLIPPFGVLWGALLLDEPLSMAHIYGGVLIAAALWLVLKTTVVKAAAVAAK comes from the coding sequence GTGAGCCCTGTCGATACCATTCGTTTACTGTCGCTGGCGGCCATCTGGGGCGCGAGCTTCCTGTTCATGCGCATCATTGCCCCGGTGATCGGCACCGTGCCCACGGCGTTTTTCCGCGTCTCGATCGCAGCGGCGGGGTTGCTGGTGATTCTCGGGCTGATGCGCATCAGCTGGGATTTCAAAGGCAAACTGAAAACCGTGATGCTGCTCGGGGTGATCAACTCCGGGATTCCGGCGACCCTCTATTCCGTGGCGGCCCAGGTGCTGCCCGCCGGTTATTCGGCAATCTTCAACGCCACCACGCCATTGATGGGCGTGTTGATCGGCGGGCTGTTCTTCAGTGAACGACTCACCGCCGCCAAGCTGGGCGGGGTGTTCCTCGGTCTGTTCGGCGTCGGCATCCTGACCCGCGCCGGTCCGGTGGCGTTCGACCTGCAATTGCTGATGGGCGCCCTCGCCTGCCTGCTCGCCACCACCTGTTATGGCTTCGCCGGGTTCCTTGCTCGCCGCTGGCTCGATCAGGCCGGTGGTCTCGACAGTCGTCTTTCGGCACTGGGCAGCATGCTTGGGGCGACTTTGTTTCTGTTGCCGCTGTTCGGTTACAGCGTGATCAGCCAGCCGCCGGCGAGCTGGGGCGGCTGGAGTGTGTGGCTGTCGTTGCTGGGGTTGGGGCTGATGTGTACCGCGTTGGCGTACATTATTTACTTCCGCCTGCTCAGCTCGGTCGGGCCGGTGAAGTCGATGACCACGACCTTCCTGATCCCGCCGTTCGGGGTGTTGTGGGGGGCGTTGTTGCTGGATGAGCCGCTGTCGATGGCGCACATTTATGGCGGGGTGTTGATTGCGGCGGCGTTGTGGTTGGTGTTGAAGACTACGGTGGTGAAGGCTGCAGCGGTGGCTGCCAAGTAG
- a CDS encoding L-rhamnonate dehydratase encodes MKIKAIRTRVFEWKGKVVPPQAHFCTNASDILFERGDAMGSFRFHGWLVVEVETDTGLVGIGNCALAPRVAKEIIDTYLAPIALGEDPFDNEYIWQKMYRQSHAWGRKGIGMAAISAIDIAIWDIMGKAVNKPVFKLLGGRTKEKIWTYASKLYANDNLDLFLEEAQGYLNQGFTALKMRFGYGPKDGPAGMRKNIEQVRALRELAGPDIDIMLECYMGWTLEYARRMLPKLAEFEPRWLEEPVIADDIEGYIELKKMGIMPISGGEHEFTSYGFKDLLERRAVDVIQYDTNRVGGITAARKINAMAEAWSVPVIPHAGQMHNYHLTMSTTASPMAEFFPVFDVEVGNELFYYVFKGEPQPVNGYIQLDDNTPGLGLEISDEYLSDFNIIE; translated from the coding sequence ATGAAAATCAAAGCTATCCGTACCCGCGTTTTCGAGTGGAAAGGCAAAGTCGTCCCGCCGCAAGCGCACTTCTGCACCAACGCCAGCGACATCCTGTTCGAGCGCGGCGACGCCATGGGCTCGTTCCGTTTCCACGGCTGGCTGGTGGTGGAAGTCGAGACCGACACCGGACTCGTCGGCATCGGTAACTGCGCCCTGGCGCCGCGTGTGGCCAAGGAAATCATCGACACGTACCTGGCGCCGATTGCGCTTGGCGAAGACCCGTTCGACAACGAATACATCTGGCAGAAGATGTACCGCCAGAGCCACGCCTGGGGCCGCAAAGGCATCGGCATGGCGGCGATCTCGGCGATCGACATCGCGATCTGGGACATCATGGGCAAAGCCGTCAACAAACCGGTGTTCAAACTGCTCGGCGGCCGCACTAAAGAAAAGATCTGGACCTACGCCTCCAAGCTCTACGCCAACGACAACCTCGACCTGTTCCTCGAAGAAGCCCAGGGCTATCTGAACCAGGGTTTCACCGCGCTGAAAATGCGTTTCGGCTACGGCCCGAAAGACGGCCCGGCGGGCATGCGCAAGAACATCGAACAAGTGCGGGCGTTGCGTGAACTGGCCGGCCCGGACATCGACATCATGCTCGAATGCTACATGGGCTGGACCCTGGAATATGCGCGGCGCATGTTGCCGAAACTCGCCGAATTCGAACCGCGCTGGCTCGAAGAGCCGGTGATCGCCGACGACATCGAAGGCTACATCGAGCTGAAAAAAATGGGGATCATGCCGATCTCCGGTGGCGAGCATGAGTTCACCTCGTACGGCTTCAAAGACCTGCTGGAACGCCGCGCCGTCGACGTGATCCAGTACGACACCAACCGCGTCGGCGGCATCACCGCCGCGCGCAAGATCAACGCCATGGCCGAGGCCTGGTCGGTGCCGGTGATCCCTCACGCCGGGCAGATGCACAACTACCACCTGACCATGTCCACCACCGCCTCGCCAATGGCCGAGTTCTTCCCGGTGTTCGACGTCGAGGTCGGCAACGAACTCTTCTACTACGTATTCAAGGGCGAGCCGCAACCGGTCAACGGCTACATCCAGCTCGACGACAACACGCCAGGTTTGGGCCTGGAAATCTCCGATGAGTATTTGAGCGACTTCAACATCATCGAGTGA
- a CDS encoding aldehyde dehydrogenase (NADP(+)), giving the protein MTTLLGHNYIGGRRSANGTLQLQSLDATTGEPLPGTFFQATEAEVDAAAKAAAAAYPVYRNLSAERRAAFLDAIADEIDALGDDFVATVCRETALPAGRIQGERGRTSGQMRLFAKVLRRGDFYGARIDQALPDRQPLPRPDLRQYRIAIGPVAVFGASNFPLAFSTAGGDTASALAAGCPVVFKAHSGHMATAEWVADAIFRAAERTEMPAGVFNMIYGGGVGEWLVKHPAIQAVGFTGSLKGGNALSHMAASRPQPIPVFAEMSSINPVFLLPEALKVRGEQIAAQLAGSVTLGCGQFCTNPGLVIGLRSPQFSTFLETLCASMNQQPAQTMLNAGALVSYSKGLGELHEHPGLTHLAGKPQQGNQAQPQVFKADVSLLLKGDELLQEEVFGPTTIVIEVEDQAQLAAALHGLRGQLTATLIGEAEELLEYRWLAEWLQEKVGRILLNGYPTGVEVCEAMVHGGPYPATSDARGTSVGTLAIDRFLRPVCFQNYPDALLPAALQNANPLGIRRLVDGEVSQSAL; this is encoded by the coding sequence ATGACCACGCTACTCGGACACAACTACATAGGCGGTCGCCGCAGCGCCAACGGCACGTTGCAGCTGCAAAGCCTCGACGCGACCACCGGTGAGCCGTTGCCCGGCACTTTCTTCCAGGCCACTGAAGCCGAAGTGGATGCCGCCGCCAAAGCCGCCGCCGCGGCGTACCCGGTCTACCGCAACCTGAGCGCGGAAAGACGCGCGGCCTTCCTCGACGCCATCGCCGATGAAATCGATGCGCTGGGCGATGATTTCGTCGCCACTGTATGCCGTGAAACAGCTTTGCCGGCCGGTCGTATTCAGGGCGAGCGCGGACGAACGAGTGGCCAGATGCGTCTGTTCGCCAAGGTCCTGCGGCGCGGTGATTTCTATGGGGCGCGGATTGACCAGGCGTTGCCGGATCGCCAGCCGTTGCCGCGTCCGGATTTGCGTCAGTACCGCATCGCCATCGGACCGGTTGCGGTGTTCGGCGCGAGTAACTTCCCGCTCGCGTTTTCGACGGCAGGTGGCGACACCGCCTCGGCACTGGCCGCCGGTTGCCCGGTGGTGTTCAAGGCGCACAGCGGGCACATGGCGACCGCCGAATGGGTGGCGGACGCGATCTTCCGCGCCGCCGAGCGTACCGAGATGCCGGCCGGCGTGTTCAACATGATCTATGGCGGCGGCGTCGGTGAGTGGCTGGTCAAGCACCCGGCGATTCAGGCAGTGGGTTTCACCGGTTCGCTCAAGGGCGGCAATGCCCTGAGCCACATGGCCGCGAGCCGGCCGCAACCGATCCCGGTGTTTGCCGAGATGTCGAGCATTAACCCGGTGTTCCTGTTGCCCGAGGCCCTCAAGGTGCGTGGCGAGCAGATCGCTGCGCAACTGGCCGGTTCAGTGACGCTGGGTTGCGGTCAGTTCTGTACCAACCCGGGTCTGGTCATCGGCCTGCGCTCACCGCAGTTCAGCACCTTCCTCGAAACGTTGTGCGCCAGCATGAACCAGCAACCGGCGCAAACCATGCTCAACGCCGGCGCACTCGTCAGCTACAGCAAAGGCCTGGGCGAACTGCACGAACATCCGGGGCTGACGCACCTGGCGGGCAAACCTCAGCAGGGCAATCAGGCGCAGCCACAGGTGTTCAAGGCGGATGTCAGCCTGTTGCTCAAGGGCGATGAACTGCTTCAGGAAGAGGTGTTCGGGCCGACGACCATCGTCATTGAAGTCGAAGACCAGGCGCAACTCGCGGCCGCGCTGCACGGTTTGCGCGGGCAACTGACGGCGACGCTGATCGGCGAGGCCGAAGAGCTGCTGGAATACCGCTGGCTGGCTGAATGGCTGCAGGAAAAGGTCGGGCGGATTTTGCTCAATGGCTATCCGACCGGGGTCGAGGTGTGTGAGGCGATGGTGCATGGCGGGCCGTATCCGGCGACGTCGGATGCGCGGGGGACATCGGTGGGCACATTGGCTATCGACCGATTCCTGCGGCCGGTGTGCTTCCAGAATTATCCGGATGCGTTGTTGCCCGCGGCATTGCAAAACGCGAATCCGCTGGGGATTCGGCGGTTGGTGGATGGGGAGGTCAGTCAGTCGGCTTTGTAG
- a CDS encoding Bug family tripartite tricarboxylate transporter substrate binding protein: MRNAFVRRTSRLFLGCTLIAAGTLPALAHAAWQPDKNVEIVVAGGPGGGTDQLGRLIQSIITTHKFLDVNTIVLNKGGGNGAEAFLDLKMNKGDPEKLVIGTNNIYLLPLVSKLGYQWQELTPVAAVAEDDFILWSYKDAPWKDAKGFYAAVKADPSNLRMGGSQSKDVDQTLTLLLNQTNNSKLVYIPFKSGSEAATQLAGKHIAANVNNPSESISQWRGDQVEPLCVFSKERMSYTEKVAGDKSWADVPTCHEQGLGIDQYRFPRTVFMPGEVTAEQRAFYVELMRKVTETPEFKAYVKQNALVPTFLEGEPLTAYIEKDTARVTPVFKEAGWLKN, from the coding sequence ATGCGAAATGCATTCGTCCGTCGCACATCCCGTCTATTTCTTGGCTGCACGCTGATCGCCGCCGGAACCCTTCCCGCACTCGCTCACGCCGCCTGGCAACCGGACAAGAACGTCGAAATCGTCGTTGCCGGTGGTCCCGGCGGCGGCACCGACCAACTCGGCCGGCTGATCCAGTCGATCATCACCACCCACAAGTTTCTCGACGTGAATACCATCGTCCTCAACAAGGGCGGCGGCAATGGTGCCGAAGCCTTCCTCGACCTGAAAATGAACAAGGGCGATCCAGAAAAACTGGTGATCGGCACCAACAACATCTACCTGTTGCCGCTGGTGTCCAAGCTCGGCTATCAATGGCAGGAACTGACCCCCGTTGCCGCCGTGGCCGAGGACGACTTCATTCTCTGGAGCTACAAGGACGCGCCGTGGAAGGATGCCAAAGGCTTCTACGCAGCGGTCAAGGCTGACCCGTCGAACCTGCGAATGGGCGGCAGCCAGTCCAAGGATGTCGACCAGACCCTGACCCTGCTGCTGAACCAGACCAACAACAGCAAACTGGTGTACATCCCGTTCAAGAGCGGCAGTGAAGCCGCGACCCAACTGGCCGGCAAACACATCGCCGCCAACGTCAACAACCCCAGCGAAAGCATCAGCCAATGGCGCGGTGATCAGGTCGAACCGCTCTGCGTGTTCAGTAAAGAGCGGATGAGCTATACCGAGAAGGTCGCTGGCGACAAATCCTGGGCCGATGTGCCGACCTGCCACGAACAGGGCCTGGGCATCGATCAGTATCGCTTCCCGCGCACAGTGTTCATGCCCGGCGAAGTCACCGCCGAGCAGCGGGCGTTCTATGTCGAGCTGATGCGCAAAGTCACCGAGACCCCGGAGTTCAAGGCCTACGTGAAGCAGAACGCGCTGGTGCCGACCTTCCTCGAAGGCGAGCCGCTGACCGCCTACATTGAGAAAGATACCGCCCGCGTCACCCCGGTGTTCAAAGAAGCCGGCTGGCTGAAAAACTGA
- a CDS encoding amidohydrolase family protein has protein sequence MTKMYDGPIIDAHHHFWDPTINHHPWLAPEASIPFRYGDYNAIKRRYFPDDYFVDAGPHNVVKTVYIETEWDPQDPIGETRFIEQLAARYGVPNAIVAQAWLDHPDALAVLSEQASFKCVRSVRHKPGGPTSPAQVGHVRSLLSDEHWRRSYAALQGLGLHFDLQTPWWNLHEAERLARDFPGTTLILNHAGLPNDRSAEGLAGWRLAMARLAEWPNVQVKISGLGVAGRAWRAKDNAWIVREVIAMFGTDRVMFASNFPVDSLCGSFDDIYSGFKSIVADLPWADQERLFYSNAQRVYRCEPCAIDRTWPEPLRSEA, from the coding sequence ATGACTAAAATGTATGACGGCCCGATCATCGACGCCCATCATCACTTCTGGGATCCGACGATCAATCACCATCCGTGGCTCGCGCCCGAGGCCAGCATCCCGTTCCGCTACGGTGATTACAACGCGATCAAGCGGCGCTATTTTCCCGACGATTATTTCGTCGATGCCGGTCCGCATAACGTCGTGAAAACGGTGTACATCGAGACCGAATGGGACCCGCAAGACCCGATCGGCGAAACCCGTTTCATCGAGCAACTCGCCGCCCGTTACGGCGTGCCGAATGCGATCGTTGCGCAAGCCTGGCTCGATCATCCGGACGCCCTCGCGGTGCTCAGCGAGCAAGCGAGTTTCAAGTGCGTGCGCAGCGTGCGCCACAAGCCCGGCGGACCGACTTCGCCCGCGCAGGTTGGCCATGTGCGCAGCCTGCTGAGCGACGAACACTGGCGCCGCAGCTACGCCGCATTGCAAGGGCTGGGGTTGCATTTCGATTTGCAGACGCCCTGGTGGAACCTGCACGAGGCCGAACGGCTGGCCCGGGACTTTCCCGGCACCACCCTGATTCTCAACCACGCCGGTTTGCCCAATGACCGCAGTGCCGAAGGCCTGGCAGGCTGGCGCCTGGCAATGGCGCGGCTGGCCGAGTGGCCGAACGTACAGGTGAAGATTTCCGGCCTGGGCGTGGCGGGGCGGGCATGGCGTGCCAAGGACAATGCGTGGATCGTGCGCGAAGTGATCGCCATGTTCGGCACCGATCGGGTGATGTTCGCCAGCAATTTTCCCGTGGACAGCCTGTGCGGCTCGTTCGACGACATCTACAGCGGTTTCAAATCCATCGTTGCTGACCTGCCGTGGGCGGATCAGGAGCGCCTGTTCTACAGCAACGCGCAGCGGGTTTATCGCTGCGAGCCTTGCGCCATTGACCGTACATGGCCCGAACCCTTGAGGAGTGAAGCATGA
- a CDS encoding MFS transporter: MARPSASLHLPGAVAQPAAAAAPLTGTTKASSVRWRIFAIIFALTMVNLIDRVSLSIAMPTIAHEFSLSPSMQGLILSSFFWAYALLQIPGGWMIDRFGPHRVISWSTGLWGTFQVLAAFATGGLSLLFARVALGAAEAPLFPSGGKLISLWLAPSERSRGAVLMDSGSPLGVALGGLIIAYLIASLDSWRLAFVIAGIATLVLAWLARRYLRDDPASHPQVNAEELEKINAGRATPAAEAARVQVKGLGIAARSLSGLLIGRASWAMVYFGLLTWGPSYLAQARGFDIKGIGAATFVIFVCGALGSLTGGFLCDGLIRKGVSRGVAVKSLLAFSGLVALGAFLLLPTLTNPFAAVALLAMTAFFLMWGSLYWSFPALLAAPARVGLIGGVMNMAGSTGGIAVPILVGVILQMAGGFAPVLGFFAACSAVFVFATLFISLDEVRHD, encoded by the coding sequence ATGGCTCGTCCCAGTGCTTCCCTGCATCTGCCCGGCGCAGTTGCCCAGCCCGCCGCCGCGGCCGCACCGCTGACCGGCACGACCAAGGCCAGCAGTGTGCGCTGGCGGATCTTCGCGATCATCTTCGCGCTGACCATGGTCAACCTGATTGATCGGGTGTCGCTGTCGATTGCGATGCCAACCATCGCCCATGAATTTTCCCTGTCGCCGAGCATGCAAGGGCTGATCCTCAGCAGCTTCTTCTGGGCCTATGCATTGCTGCAGATTCCTGGCGGCTGGATGATCGATCGCTTCGGGCCGCACCGGGTCATCAGTTGGTCCACCGGATTGTGGGGCACGTTTCAAGTGCTGGCGGCATTCGCCACGGGCGGCTTGTCATTGTTGTTCGCCCGCGTCGCACTTGGTGCCGCAGAGGCGCCGTTGTTCCCGTCCGGTGGCAAGTTGATTTCCCTGTGGCTGGCGCCGAGCGAACGCAGTCGCGGCGCCGTGCTGATGGACAGTGGCAGCCCGCTGGGCGTGGCGCTCGGCGGGTTGATCATTGCCTACCTGATTGCTTCGCTGGACTCCTGGCGCCTGGCGTTTGTAATCGCCGGTATCGCGACGCTGGTGCTGGCCTGGCTGGCGCGGCGGTATCTGCGTGATGACCCGGCCAGTCACCCGCAAGTGAATGCCGAAGAACTGGAGAAGATCAACGCCGGGCGCGCGACGCCTGCTGCCGAAGCGGCACGTGTGCAGGTCAAGGGCCTCGGCATCGCCGCCCGTTCCCTGAGCGGATTGCTCATCGGACGCGCCAGTTGGGCGATGGTGTATTTCGGGTTGCTGACCTGGGGCCCGAGTTATCTGGCCCAGGCCCGTGGCTTCGATATCAAGGGCATTGGCGCTGCGACGTTCGTGATTTTCGTGTGCGGCGCGCTGGGTTCGTTGACCGGTGGTTTCCTCTGCGACGGGCTGATCCGCAAGGGCGTCAGTCGCGGGGTCGCGGTCAAGAGCCTGCTGGCATTTTCCGGTCTGGTAGCCCTCGGCGCGTTTCTGTTGCTGCCGACCCTGACTAACCCTTTTGCCGCCGTGGCGCTGTTGGCCATGACTGCGTTTTTCCTGATGTGGGGCAGCCTCTACTGGAGCTTCCCGGCATTGCTGGCGGCACCGGCGCGAGTTGGGTTGATCGGCGGTGTGATGAACATGGCTGGCAGCACGGGCGGTATCGCGGTGCCGATTCTGGTCGGCGTGATCCTGCAAATGGCCGGTGGTTTTGCACCGGTGCTGGGGTTCTTCGCCGCGTGCTCGGCCGTCTTTGTTTTCGCCACATTGTTCATCAGCCTCGACGAGGTGCGGCATGACTAA
- the araD1 gene encoding AraD1 family protein produces MRLIQFENSAGERQVGVVEGSQVQVLKGTRSTRELALAAIRAQRSLEDEVAQRGTEPGPDYAQLLQQGQVLPPLDHEDPAHCLISGTGLTHLGSASARDKMHQQDGAVEAGMTDTMRIFKWGLEGGKPAAGQVGAQPEWFYKGDGSIVVRPGADFPVPPFAEDAGEEPELTGLYVIGDDGLPYRVGYALGNEFSDHVMERRNYLYLAHSKLRFCAYGPELRVGELPKHLAGTSRIIRNGETLWEKEFLSGEDNMCHSLANLEFHHFKYAQFLRPGDVHVHYFGTATLSFADGVKTQPGDRFQISLDAFGAALENGIGESAQPLAIGQVRVL; encoded by the coding sequence ATGCGCCTGATTCAATTTGAAAACTCTGCCGGTGAGCGCCAGGTCGGCGTTGTCGAAGGCTCACAGGTCCAGGTGCTGAAAGGCACCCGCAGCACCCGTGAACTGGCACTCGCGGCGATCCGCGCCCAACGTAGCCTGGAAGACGAAGTTGCCCAGCGCGGCACCGAGCCTGGGCCGGATTACGCGCAGCTGTTGCAGCAGGGCCAGGTCCTGCCGCCGCTGGACCACGAAGACCCGGCCCATTGCCTGATCAGCGGCACCGGCCTGACCCATCTGGGCAGCGCTTCGGCGCGAGACAAGATGCATCAGCAGGACGGCGCCGTTGAAGCCGGCATGACCGACACCATGCGCATTTTCAAGTGGGGCCTTGAGGGGGGCAAACCCGCCGCCGGTCAGGTCGGTGCTCAACCGGAGTGGTTCTACAAGGGTGACGGCAGCATCGTCGTGCGCCCCGGCGCGGATTTCCCGGTGCCGCCGTTTGCCGAGGATGCTGGCGAGGAACCCGAACTGACCGGCCTCTACGTGATCGGCGACGACGGCCTGCCATATCGCGTCGGTTATGCGCTGGGTAACGAGTTCTCCGACCATGTCATGGAGCGGCGCAATTACCTGTACCTCGCCCATTCGAAACTGCGTTTCTGCGCCTACGGTCCGGAGCTGCGCGTCGGTGAGTTGCCCAAACACCTGGCCGGCACCAGCCGCATCATCCGCAACGGCGAAACCCTCTGGGAAAAAGAGTTTCTCAGCGGCGAAGACAACATGTGCCACAGCCTCGCCAACCTCGAATTCCATCACTTCAAGTACGCGCAGTTTCTGCGGCCCGGCGATGTCCATGTGCATTACTTCGGCACCGCCACGCTGTCATTTGCCGACGGGGTGAAAACCCAACCGGGCGATCGCTTCCAGATCAGCCTCGATGCGTTCGGTGCAGCGTTGGAAAACGGTATCGGCGAAAGCGCCCAGCCGTTGGCCATCGGTCAGGTTCGCGTGCTTTAA